A genome region from Sporosarcina sp. ANT_H38 includes the following:
- a CDS encoding short-chain fatty acid transporter — MKVLTRWSNTLMERYLPDPYIFVAILTLVVFLLGLGLTDSGPLDMVRHWGDGFWGLLAFTMQMVIVLVAGHVLANSPIFKKLLSTVAGFAKSPGSAILLVSVVSLIACWINWGFGLVIGALFAKEIARKVTTVDYRLLIASAYSGMIVWHGGLGGSIPLSIATADHPFAGIMGVVPTSETIFSSYNIIIVVALIISVPILNRFMMPKPEDTVTVNPKLLEEPIEIEEDTDRTPASKLENSVTLSMLIGALGLVYLIQHFVLKGFDLNLNIVNLIFFTLGIIFHGTPKRFLAAVTNAVKTAGGIIIQFPFYAGIMGMMVASGLAGVMSEWFVSISNEHTFPLFTFYAAGLVNFFVPSGGGQWAVQAPIMLEAAQTLGVSYSKTAMAIAWGDAWTNMIQPFWALPALAIAGLRAKDIMGYCLFVLILSGIVISIGLFFF, encoded by the coding sequence GTGAAAGTATTAACTAGATGGTCGAACACGCTAATGGAGCGGTATTTACCGGATCCGTACATCTTCGTCGCAATTTTGACGTTGGTCGTGTTCTTGCTGGGTCTCGGTTTAACCGATTCTGGACCGCTCGATATGGTTAGGCATTGGGGAGATGGTTTCTGGGGGCTTCTCGCATTTACAATGCAAATGGTTATTGTTCTTGTAGCAGGACATGTGTTAGCAAATAGTCCGATATTCAAGAAGTTATTAAGCACGGTAGCGGGTTTCGCGAAATCACCAGGTTCTGCAATTCTTCTAGTTTCAGTTGTATCGCTGATTGCTTGTTGGATTAACTGGGGCTTCGGTCTCGTTATCGGTGCACTTTTCGCAAAAGAGATTGCACGCAAAGTAACAACGGTCGACTACCGGCTCTTAATTGCAAGCGCTTACTCAGGTATGATTGTTTGGCACGGTGGACTAGGTGGGTCGATTCCACTTTCAATCGCTACAGCGGATCACCCATTTGCAGGCATTATGGGTGTCGTTCCGACGTCAGAAACAATTTTTTCAAGCTATAACATAATTATTGTAGTCGCACTTATTATTTCAGTTCCAATTTTGAACCGCTTCATGATGCCAAAACCAGAAGATACGGTTACGGTCAATCCGAAGCTGCTGGAAGAACCTATTGAAATTGAAGAAGATACAGATCGTACACCAGCAAGCAAGCTAGAAAATAGTGTTACGCTTTCCATGCTGATTGGTGCGCTCGGTCTCGTATACTTAATACAGCATTTTGTTTTAAAAGGCTTTGATTTAAATTTGAATATCGTCAACTTGATATTCTTTACGCTCGGAATCATTTTCCACGGTACACCAAAACGATTCCTTGCAGCAGTGACAAATGCTGTGAAGACGGCAGGCGGTATCATTATCCAATTTCCATTCTATGCGGGAATAATGGGAATGATGGTTGCATCAGGGCTCGCGGGCGTCATGTCTGAATGGTTCGTTAGCATTTCGAATGAGCACACATTCCCACTCTTTACATTTTACGCGGCAGGACTTGTAAATTTTTTCGTACCTTCGGGTGGCGGACAATGGGCCGTGCAAGCTCCCATCATGTTGGAAGCGGCTCAAACACTTGGCGTCAGCTATTCAAAAACAGCAATGGCTATCGCATGGGGTGATGCTTGGACAAACATGATCCAGCCGTTTTGGGCATTACCTGCACTTGCAATCGCTGGGCTTCGCGCGAAGGATATTATGGGGTACTGTTTATTTGTTCTTATACTAAGCGGCATCGTCATTAGTATCGGATTGTTTTTCTTCTAA